From the Bacteriovorax sp. Seq25_V genome, one window contains:
- a CDS encoding SO_0444 family Cu/Zn efflux transporter, translated as MTTNTSFIAILTNYILIMSPYLMLGLLVGGLIHVFISSEKIKKSFGAKGLAGVFKASLLGVPLPLCSCAVIPSAVTLKKNGATNGATSAFLISTPESGVDSVMVTYAMMDLPMAIIRPVTAFASAFIAGILQLFFNDKEYGETNEAAPTSCCGPKKTCSSKTVERTSLASKLAKTMKFSFIELIDDMAGWLFLGIFAGACIEYLLPANIFESLNPTTGRLVILAIGIPLYICASASTPIAASLIAKGMSPGMALLFLLVGPATNISNIFVLNKYIGKKGVVINIIAIAVVALAASYITDILYAKMNWSFSFSADHNHIETASWLDISLAVAFSLLLLRSLIMIEIPKLYKKFMSKPTSGCCG; from the coding sequence ATGACGACAAATACTAGCTTTATAGCAATCCTTACAAATTATATTCTCATCATGTCCCCATATCTAATGCTTGGCCTATTGGTAGGTGGACTTATTCATGTCTTTATCTCAAGTGAGAAAATTAAAAAGTCTTTCGGTGCTAAAGGTCTCGCGGGAGTCTTTAAAGCTTCTCTTCTTGGAGTGCCACTTCCTCTTTGTAGCTGTGCCGTAATTCCAAGTGCTGTTACACTGAAAAAAAATGGTGCTACCAACGGGGCAACTTCAGCATTTCTGATTTCAACTCCAGAGTCTGGTGTAGATTCGGTCATGGTAACCTATGCAATGATGGATCTTCCGATGGCAATTATTAGACCTGTCACTGCATTTGCTTCGGCATTCATTGCAGGTATTCTACAATTATTTTTTAATGATAAAGAATATGGTGAAACGAATGAAGCCGCACCAACTTCATGTTGTGGGCCAAAGAAAACGTGTTCTTCAAAAACTGTGGAGAGAACTTCTCTTGCATCAAAGCTTGCGAAGACGATGAAATTTTCATTCATTGAACTTATTGATGATATGGCCGGTTGGTTATTTCTTGGTATCTTTGCTGGTGCCTGTATTGAGTATCTCTTACCTGCAAATATTTTTGAATCACTAAACCCAACAACAGGGAGACTTGTGATTCTTGCTATTGGAATACCTCTCTATATCTGTGCATCAGCAAGTACTCCGATCGCAGCCTCTCTTATTGCAAAAGGGATGAGCCCTGGTATGGCGCTTCTTTTCTTACTTGTAGGGCCTGCAACTAATATTTCTAATATCTTTGTTCTTAATAAGTATATTGGAAAGAAAGGTGTTGTAATTAATATTATCGCAATAGCGGTTGTTGCTCTTGCTGCCTCTTATATTACAGATATACTTTATGCGAAGATGAACTGGAGCTTTTCTTTTTCTGCAGACCATAATCATATCGAAACAGCATCGTGGCTTGATATCTCTCTAGCTGTTGCATTTTCTCTTTTACTTTTAAGATCACTTATTATGATTGAGATTCCAAAACTGTATAAAAAGTTTATGTCTAAACCAACTTCAGGATGTTGTGGCTAA
- a CDS encoding MepB family protein, with product MINLIEVNEDIVDAFNFNVEASEYWGCSYSVNNNKIIQRRSKITPTKIGQFVTLWKRDKNGETCPLDLTDNFDYVVILCESESNSGHFLFPKEVLADKGYICSKKHKGKRGFRVYPSWDKPTARQAIKTQNWQLEYFKETSILDSTALIQKEVLTTSN from the coding sequence ATGATTAATTTAATAGAAGTGAATGAAGATATTGTAGATGCTTTTAATTTTAATGTTGAGGCAAGTGAATATTGGGGCTGTTCTTATTCTGTCAATAATAACAAAATCATTCAAAGACGTTCAAAGATCACTCCAACAAAAATTGGCCAGTTTGTTACTTTGTGGAAGAGAGACAAAAATGGGGAAACATGCCCTCTCGATCTCACTGATAACTTTGATTATGTAGTAATTCTATGTGAGTCCGAGAGTAATTCTGGTCATTTTCTTTTTCCTAAAGAAGTCTTGGCCGATAAGGGCTATATATGTTCTAAAAAGCATAAAGGGAAAAGAGGGTTTAGAGTTTATCCAAGTTGGGATAAGCCTACTGCCAGACAGGCAATCAAAACTCAAAATTGGCAGTTAGAATATTTTAAAGAAACTTCAATTTTGGATAGCACTGCTTTGATTCAGAAAGAAGTGTTAACCACATCGAATTAA
- a CDS encoding nitroreductase family protein: MNSVLEQVYAHRSIRKYQDRDIEQDVLEKILEASTFASTSGNMQAYSIIVTRSKEQKKKMLKAHFNQPMLMDAPVFLTFCADFNRMRKWIKHKEAANNFDNFMSFMIATIDATLASQNAALAAESLGLGLCYMGTTLASADKIGEVLKLPKNVVPIVGFSLGYADERPEMRSRLPLNSIVHYETYSNYTDNELDEIYSDKEREGLKRYRSDTELNKKLNKLGIENLAQIYTQLKYTEESHIKYSEDLLSYIKEQCFI; this comes from the coding sequence ATGAATAGTGTTCTAGAACAAGTTTATGCCCATCGTTCAATTCGTAAATATCAAGATAGAGATATTGAGCAAGATGTTCTTGAGAAAATTCTTGAAGCTTCTACTTTTGCATCGACATCTGGAAATATGCAGGCCTATTCAATAATTGTCACAAGATCTAAGGAGCAGAAGAAAAAGATGTTGAAGGCGCATTTTAATCAGCCAATGCTGATGGATGCACCTGTATTTCTAACTTTTTGCGCAGATTTTAATCGTATGCGAAAATGGATTAAGCATAAAGAAGCTGCAAATAATTTTGATAATTTTATGAGTTTTATGATTGCGACAATTGATGCGACTTTAGCTAGTCAAAATGCAGCTTTGGCCGCTGAGAGTTTGGGGTTAGGGCTATGTTATATGGGGACAACGTTGGCGAGTGCAGATAAAATAGGTGAAGTGCTTAAGCTTCCAAAGAATGTTGTTCCTATTGTGGGGTTTTCTTTGGGTTATGCTGATGAACGTCCTGAGATGAGAAGTCGACTTCCTTTAAATTCGATTGTTCACTATGAGACTTATAGCAATTATACAGATAATGAATTAGACGAGATTTATTCAGATAAAGAGAGAGAAGGTCTTAAGCGTTACAGGTCTGATACCGAATTAAATAAGAAGCTTAATAAGCTTGGGATTGAAAATTTGGCTCAGATTTATACTCAATTAAAATATACAGAGGAGTCCCATATTAAGTATAGTGAAGATTTACTAAGTTATATAAAGGAGCAATGTTTTATTTGA
- a CDS encoding GAF domain-containing sensor histidine kinase produces MTSNKYDKDLVEDLKSLHQVLTKNYHCEDDLFQEYLAIGKKLFALETGIVSRIENEEYKILSYSSPLAGLENNQVFPLQDTYCREVFEKMDTVAFPHVGSVQRMCNHPVYVNMKLESYISTPIFVNDEIFGTINFTDRSIRLEGFTSHQLELIEIMAKTIGRFLEAKIYKEKLKSANETISRFVGVVAHDLRNPLGSILSLSELVLEETKENMTREYITLVEEAATYSIDMVDTILGLSAIESGKIQIIKTENSVDSLVKNSWKTVNHLALKKLIKHQVIGEDITFTFDKERMKQVFCNLYTNAIKFSNNESKITTRWECKGDMIVIIVEDEGVGMTPQQMSEIFDVSKSTSTVGTNGETGTGYGLLLVSKIISLHNGEIDVESTEGSGTKFIISLPISNDKSED; encoded by the coding sequence ATGACATCGAATAAGTATGATAAAGATTTAGTAGAAGATCTGAAGTCTCTGCACCAGGTTCTCACGAAGAACTATCATTGCGAAGATGATTTATTTCAGGAGTACTTAGCAATTGGTAAAAAGTTATTTGCTCTTGAAACTGGGATAGTAAGTCGTATAGAGAATGAAGAATATAAAATTCTATCCTATTCTTCTCCTCTGGCAGGGTTAGAGAATAACCAGGTTTTTCCTCTACAGGATACTTATTGTCGAGAAGTCTTTGAGAAAATGGACACTGTCGCTTTTCCTCATGTCGGTTCAGTTCAGAGAATGTGTAACCATCCTGTTTACGTCAACATGAAGCTGGAGTCGTATATCAGTACACCAATATTTGTGAACGACGAAATTTTTGGAACAATAAACTTCACAGATCGAAGCATTCGTTTAGAGGGATTCACTTCCCATCAATTAGAGCTTATTGAAATAATGGCTAAAACAATAGGACGCTTTTTAGAAGCCAAAATTTACAAAGAAAAACTAAAAAGTGCAAATGAAACAATAAGTAGATTCGTCGGTGTAGTTGCGCACGATTTGAGAAACCCATTAGGGAGTATTTTGTCATTGTCTGAATTAGTTTTAGAAGAGACAAAAGAAAATATGACAAGAGAGTACATTACACTTGTTGAAGAAGCCGCAACTTATTCGATTGATATGGTTGATACCATACTAGGTCTGAGTGCAATAGAATCTGGGAAAATTCAAATTATTAAGACTGAAAATTCTGTGGATAGTTTAGTGAAGAATTCTTGGAAGACGGTTAATCATCTTGCATTAAAAAAATTAATTAAGCATCAAGTTATAGGAGAAGATATTACCTTTACATTTGATAAGGAAAGGATGAAGCAAGTATTTTGCAATCTTTATACTAATGCTATTAAGTTTTCCAATAATGAAAGTAAGATCACTACACGTTGGGAATGTAAAGGGGATATGATTGTCATTATTGTTGAGGATGAAGGAGTTGGGATGACACCGCAACAAATGAGTGAAATTTTTGATGTGAGTAAATCAACATCCACTGTCGGTACTAATGGTGAAACAGGAACAGGTTATGGGTTACTATTGGTGTCAAAAATTATATCATTACACAATGGTGAAATCGATGTGGAATCTACAGAAGGATCAGGGACTAAGTTTATAATTTCACTTCCAATATCCAATGATAAGTCTGAAGATTAA
- a CDS encoding YoaK family protein codes for MIDYLMIPKNRFIWLLLALQGGFINIGGLLTVHLFVSHVTGFAAHFSVALSLGQMLKSLYFVLVPIFFLLGAVFSSLFTEVQREKNISPKYYVTMFVLFLIYMTVSIGGEFGVLGVFGEPFINIRDFILLILLSFSCGCQNALVTHYSRSIIRTTHLTGITTDLGIGIAKFFVSRNSNEGKLNRIRLEIIISFVLGSLLGSLIFPKYKFLSFLFPAVISGFIGIKLYLNYEKV; via the coding sequence TTGATTGATTATTTGATGATACCAAAGAATCGATTTATCTGGTTATTACTTGCCCTGCAGGGTGGTTTTATTAATATTGGTGGATTACTCACTGTTCATTTATTTGTTTCTCATGTCACCGGATTTGCTGCCCATTTCTCCGTTGCCTTATCTCTTGGACAAATGCTTAAATCTTTGTATTTTGTACTTGTTCCCATTTTCTTTTTATTAGGAGCTGTTTTTAGCTCTTTATTCACAGAGGTACAAAGAGAGAAGAATATAAGTCCGAAGTATTACGTGACAATGTTCGTGTTGTTTCTCATCTATATGACTGTATCCATTGGTGGTGAGTTTGGAGTTTTGGGAGTTTTTGGAGAACCATTTATAAATATCCGAGATTTTATATTACTGATTCTATTGTCATTTTCTTGTGGATGTCAAAACGCCTTGGTTACTCATTATTCTCGTTCGATAATAAGAACAACGCATCTGACAGGAATCACTACTGATTTAGGAATAGGTATCGCTAAGTTTTTTGTTTCTAGAAATAGTAACGAAGGAAAACTAAATAGAATAAGACTTGAAATAATTATTTCTTTTGTATTAGGAAGCTTACTCGGTAGCTTGATTTTTCCAAAATATAAATTTTTGTCTTTTTTATTTCCAGCTGTGATTAGTGGATTTATCGGAATTAAACTATATCTAAATTACGAAAAAGTATAA
- a CDS encoding LysR family transcriptional regulator, translating into METIKNLGNIVAFTNVARFESFSLAAKEMGVSKSHLSKSVASLENELGQKLFQRSTRIVKLTAEGEKFYETCHEALKSVALAKENILNTSDTPQGLLRVTMAGVFAEEYIAPVAAKLAKLYPNLTIELSFNEKLVNLVKENFDLGIRFGKLEDSTLIARKIASRKEYICGSKEYFENHEIPKHPKELKLHQCVIGNNDLWMFRERSEQFSVKVKGNYKSNNGRALLKGALHGAGLARLPSVYVLDHLKNGELISVLDNYMLEEVPIWAIYPSKKNQSINVRVFIEEIIKNLEANYSF; encoded by the coding sequence ATGGAAACAATTAAAAATCTTGGAAATATCGTTGCCTTCACTAATGTAGCCCGTTTCGAGAGTTTTTCTCTCGCTGCAAAGGAGATGGGTGTTTCCAAATCCCACTTAAGTAAATCAGTCGCCTCCCTAGAAAATGAGCTCGGTCAAAAACTCTTTCAGCGTTCAACAAGAATTGTAAAGCTCACTGCTGAAGGCGAAAAATTCTACGAAACATGCCACGAGGCCTTGAAGTCTGTAGCCCTAGCAAAAGAAAATATCCTAAATACTTCAGACACACCTCAAGGTCTTCTTCGAGTGACGATGGCCGGAGTTTTTGCGGAAGAGTACATTGCCCCGGTCGCGGCCAAGCTTGCTAAACTCTACCCAAACCTCACCATCGAATTATCTTTCAACGAAAAACTTGTAAATCTTGTGAAAGAAAATTTTGATCTGGGAATTCGCTTTGGGAAGCTTGAGGACTCTACGCTAATTGCGAGGAAAATTGCCTCAAGAAAAGAATATATCTGTGGCTCGAAAGAATATTTTGAAAATCATGAAATACCAAAGCATCCAAAAGAGCTAAAGCTCCATCAGTGCGTGATTGGAAATAATGACCTTTGGATGTTTAGAGAAAGGTCAGAACAATTCTCTGTGAAAGTAAAAGGTAATTATAAGAGTAATAATGGAAGGGCCCTTTTAAAAGGGGCTCTTCACGGTGCTGGACTTGCGCGCCTACCGAGTGTTTATGTTCTCGATCATCTCAAAAATGGTGAGCTTATTTCTGTGCTTGATAATTATATGCTTGAAGAAGTTCCAATCTGGGCAATCTACCCATCAAAGAAAAACCAGTCGATTAATGTTCGCGTTTTTATTGAAGAGATTATTAAAAACCTCGAGGCCAATTACTCTTTCTAG
- a CDS encoding S-(hydroxymethyl)glutathione dehydrogenase/class III alcohol dehydrogenase, translating to MKVRAAVAWGPKQPLKIEEVDLEMPKKGEVLVRIVATGVCHTDAFTLSGEDPEGLFPVILGHEGGGIVEQVGEGVTSLQVGDHVIPLYTAECGECKFCKSGKTNLCSSVRETQGRGLMPDGTSRFSKDGKPIYHYMGTSTFAEYTVLPEVSLAKVSKDAPLDKICLLGCGVTTGIGAVLNTAKVEEGATIAVFGLGGIGLSVIQGAKMAKAGRIIAVDINEDKFEMAKKFGATDFVNPKKYDRPIQEVIVELTDGGVDYSFECVGNVNLMRAALECCHKGWGESIIIGVAGAGQEISTRPFQLVTGRVWRGSAFGGVKGRTELPGYVDRYMSGEINLDDLVTFKLPLEKINEAFDLMHEGKSIRTVIDYTMDK from the coding sequence ATGAAAGTTCGTGCAGCAGTCGCTTGGGGACCAAAACAACCACTGAAAATCGAAGAAGTTGATTTAGAAATGCCAAAGAAAGGTGAGGTACTTGTACGTATCGTTGCTACTGGTGTTTGTCACACAGATGCTTTCACTCTTTCAGGTGAAGATCCAGAAGGATTATTTCCTGTAATCTTAGGCCACGAGGGTGGTGGTATTGTTGAACAAGTTGGTGAAGGTGTGACTTCACTTCAAGTTGGCGATCATGTTATTCCTCTTTACACAGCTGAGTGCGGAGAGTGTAAATTTTGTAAGTCTGGAAAAACAAATTTATGTTCAAGTGTTAGAGAAACACAAGGTCGTGGTTTAATGCCTGATGGGACTTCAAGATTTTCAAAAGATGGAAAGCCAATCTATCACTATATGGGAACATCTACTTTTGCTGAGTACACAGTTCTTCCAGAAGTATCGCTTGCTAAAGTAAGTAAGGATGCTCCACTTGATAAAATTTGTCTTCTTGGTTGTGGTGTTACAACAGGTATTGGTGCAGTTTTAAATACAGCGAAGGTTGAAGAAGGCGCGACGATTGCTGTTTTTGGTCTTGGTGGTATCGGTCTATCAGTTATTCAAGGTGCGAAAATGGCAAAGGCCGGAAGAATTATCGCTGTTGATATTAATGAAGATAAATTTGAAATGGCGAAGAAGTTTGGGGCGACTGATTTCGTAAATCCAAAAAAATATGATCGTCCAATTCAAGAAGTTATTGTTGAATTGACTGATGGTGGAGTTGATTATTCATTTGAATGTGTGGGTAACGTCAATCTTATGAGAGCTGCTCTTGAGTGTTGTCACAAAGGTTGGGGAGAGTCGATTATTATTGGTGTTGCGGGAGCAGGCCAAGAAATTAGCACTCGTCCGTTCCAACTTGTAACTGGACGTGTATGGCGTGGTAGTGCATTTGGTGGCGTGAAGGGAAGAACAGAACTTCCTGGTTATGTTGATAGATATATGAGTGGTGAAATTAATCTTGATGATCTTGTTACTTTCAAGCTTCCACTTGAAAAAATTAATGAGGCATTTGATCTTATGCACGAAGGAAAGAGTATTAGAACAGTAATTGATTATACAATGGATAAGTAA
- a CDS encoding PQQ-dependent sugar dehydrogenase, which translates to MKKKLIIVLMFMNSAVFGSVKLEEIASGLRVVWGMDFIDNETLIFTEKLGKLKILNLKTKEIKEISGAPEVYKRGQAGLLDIKLHPKFASNRRVYITYSKSISEDNITTAIGYGILEGLQLKDFKDIFVGKGNSSTGYHFGSRMSFSGDNTIYFTIGDRGQRDNAQNLQNHFGKVLHINDDGSIPKNNPFIDQKNALPEIWSYGHRNPQGLVYDMNSKTLYEMEHGPRGGDEINIIQKGKNYGWPLASYGKEYALPVSVGDKKVKGTEQPLKFYDPSIAPSGLIYYQGSRYSEFKNSLISGALKLTHMNVFNLANKKETRYFEDKKQRMRSIAISPDDYIYISTDGGKIYKVVQ; encoded by the coding sequence ATGAAAAAGAAATTAATAATAGTTTTAATGTTTATGAATTCAGCTGTCTTTGGGAGTGTTAAGCTTGAAGAAATCGCTAGTGGCCTAAGAGTAGTATGGGGAATGGACTTTATTGATAACGAGACGCTGATTTTTACTGAAAAATTGGGGAAATTAAAAATCTTAAATTTGAAAACAAAAGAGATTAAAGAGATCTCAGGCGCGCCTGAAGTTTATAAGCGTGGACAAGCAGGTCTTTTAGATATAAAGCTTCATCCTAAATTTGCATCAAATAGAAGAGTCTATATTACGTATTCTAAATCGATCAGTGAAGATAATATTACCACTGCGATTGGTTACGGAATACTTGAGGGGCTTCAACTGAAAGATTTTAAAGATATCTTCGTTGGGAAAGGAAATTCTAGTACAGGTTATCATTTCGGATCTCGTATGTCCTTCTCAGGGGATAATACGATTTACTTCACAATCGGAGACAGAGGACAGAGGGATAATGCACAGAATTTACAGAATCATTTTGGAAAAGTTTTACATATAAATGATGATGGAAGTATTCCGAAGAATAATCCCTTTATTGATCAAAAAAATGCGTTACCTGAAATATGGAGTTATGGACATAGAAATCCTCAAGGACTTGTCTATGATATGAATTCAAAAACTTTATATGAAATGGAGCATGGTCCTCGTGGAGGAGATGAAATAAATATTATTCAAAAAGGTAAGAACTACGGATGGCCTTTAGCCTCATATGGTAAAGAATATGCACTACCAGTTAGTGTGGGTGATAAAAAAGTTAAGGGAACTGAGCAGCCTTTAAAATTTTATGATCCTAGTATTGCACCTAGTGGGCTTATCTATTACCAAGGTAGTCGGTATAGCGAATTTAAAAACTCTTTAATCTCTGGAGCTTTAAAGCTAACTCATATGAATGTGTTTAATCTTGCTAACAAAAAAGAAACTCGATATTTTGAAGATAAGAAGCAGAGAATGAGATCAATTGCAATCTCCCCTGATGATTATATTTATATTTCAACAGATGGCGGAAAAATCTATAAAGTTGTTCAGTAA
- a CDS encoding ion channel, whose translation MKTNLKITNIRKDTYYHLLNMSWINLILFVFILYVFSNIIFGTVYTLIPKSIGGRTPGFLEAFHFSVQTMSTIGYGALSPTGIIANIIVMFESFFGLIGVAAMTGIIFAKISRPKARIRFSKNLLITDHDGIKAACLRIGNTRGNDIVEAKVHLSALFNEVTKEGEKMRRIYNLDLRRNYSPFFKLSWLIVHNIDESSPLYNYENSTRSLVGLMLTVTGHDGTYSTTVYDQHMYGNDDIVRDKYFADIMREVSQGSFEIDYDKFDELK comes from the coding sequence ATGAAAACTAATTTGAAAATTACTAATATAAGAAAAGATACCTATTATCATCTATTGAATATGAGTTGGATAAATCTTATCCTCTTTGTTTTTATTCTCTATGTTTTTAGCAACATTATTTTTGGTACTGTTTATACATTAATTCCAAAATCTATCGGAGGGAGAACTCCTGGATTTTTGGAAGCCTTCCATTTCAGTGTACAAACAATGTCGACAATTGGTTATGGTGCCCTAAGTCCGACAGGTATTATTGCTAATATTATTGTAATGTTTGAATCATTCTTTGGTCTTATTGGTGTTGCTGCAATGACTGGGATAATTTTTGCAAAAATTAGTCGTCCTAAGGCAAGAATACGATTCTCTAAAAATCTATTGATAACAGATCACGATGGTATAAAAGCCGCTTGTTTGAGAATTGGTAATACTCGAGGAAATGATATTGTTGAAGCCAAAGTTCATCTGTCAGCGCTTTTTAATGAGGTGACAAAAGAAGGTGAGAAAATGCGACGAATCTATAATTTGGATCTGAGACGCAACTATAGTCCTTTCTTTAAATTAAGTTGGTTAATTGTACATAATATTGATGAGAGTAGTCCTCTTTACAATTATGAGAATTCTACACGTAGCCTTGTTGGTCTTATGCTTACTGTAACTGGTCATGATGGAACTTATTCGACAACTGTTTATGATCAGCATATGTATGGAAATGATGATATCGTGAGAGATAAGTATTTTGCCGATATTATGAGAGAGGTATCTCAAGGCTCTTTCGAAATTGATTATGATAAATTTGATGAGTTGAAGTAG
- a CDS encoding sigma-70 family RNA polymerase sigma factor yields MEEFKKYRALLMAISYRMMGTFTEAEDIVQEVSIEWFNTKREEILNPKSWLVRVTTNKAIDALKKAYRKREIYTGTWLPEIMPDSLITWEDDLDIKESLNTSFLILLENLSPKERAVYLLSEIFEYNSHEVSELLNSTESNCRKIKQRAKEKIKNRNLAKSETSEESLKIVRELFDALRLGHNDIVENLLLPDSEFWSDGGGKVSAARNIIIDINKISRFLTTIFKNLENDEFTYKYDFTNVNGLPGLVFSKQNSKKLWNLETVFSFEIECGKVSRIYAQRNPDKISYVENIFL; encoded by the coding sequence ATGGAAGAATTTAAAAAATACAGAGCTTTATTAATGGCCATTTCTTATCGAATGATGGGCACCTTTACGGAAGCAGAGGATATTGTCCAGGAAGTAAGTATTGAGTGGTTTAATACTAAAAGAGAGGAAATATTAAATCCGAAAAGTTGGCTTGTTCGAGTCACTACAAATAAGGCCATCGATGCACTTAAAAAAGCGTATCGAAAAAGAGAAATTTACACGGGAACGTGGTTGCCGGAAATTATGCCTGATTCACTGATTACTTGGGAAGACGATTTAGATATTAAGGAATCGTTAAATACATCGTTTCTGATTCTCTTAGAAAATCTTTCTCCAAAAGAAAGAGCCGTCTACTTATTAAGCGAAATTTTTGAGTATAACTCTCATGAAGTGAGTGAATTATTGAATTCCACTGAAAGTAATTGCCGAAAAATTAAACAAAGAGCAAAGGAAAAGATTAAAAATAGAAATCTTGCAAAAAGTGAAACAAGTGAAGAGTCCTTAAAGATTGTAAGAGAGTTATTCGATGCTCTACGATTAGGTCACAACGATATTGTTGAAAATCTACTTCTACCAGATTCTGAGTTTTGGTCTGATGGAGGCGGAAAGGTCTCTGCTGCACGAAACATTATAATAGATATAAATAAGATATCTCGTTTTCTCACAACTATTTTTAAAAATTTAGAAAATGATGAATTTACTTATAAATATGATTTTACAAATGTTAATGGTCTTCCTGGACTTGTGTTCTCAAAACAAAATAGCAAGAAACTTTGGAATCTCGAAACAGTCTTTTCATTCGAGATTGAATGTGGAAAAGTGTCTCGGATTTATGCTCAAAGAAATCCAGATAAAATTTCCTATGTTGAGAATATTTTTTTATAA
- the fghA gene encoding S-formylglutathione hydrolase, giving the protein MNIVLKKQSKTFGGYTRYYEHDSLSTMTKMNFSTFEPKEKGELDHCIIWLSGLTCTEDNFITKAGAQKFLAGTNSMIICPDTSPRGLNNPNEHESYDFGSGASFYVNATTEGYEKNYQMYDYIVKDLVDLVRSNFGINSFSIMGHSMGGHGALVIGLRESHIFKKISAFSPIVNPSNCPWGQKALEGYLGANKEEWKKYDATELLSSGVIHSEKILIDQGLEDEFLEKELLTNNFVEVAKAKSRPVEVNFREGYDHSYFFISSFIEDHIKFHLP; this is encoded by the coding sequence ATGAATATAGTACTAAAAAAACAGAGCAAGACTTTTGGAGGTTACACTCGTTATTACGAGCATGATTCACTGTCGACGATGACAAAGATGAATTTCTCAACTTTTGAACCAAAGGAAAAAGGTGAGCTCGATCATTGTATTATCTGGCTTTCGGGTCTGACTTGTACTGAAGATAATTTTATCACAAAGGCCGGAGCACAAAAGTTTCTGGCCGGTACAAATAGTATGATTATCTGTCCAGATACTTCTCCTCGAGGCCTCAATAATCCGAATGAGCATGAAAGCTATGACTTTGGGTCAGGAGCTAGTTTCTACGTCAATGCCACAACTGAAGGTTATGAAAAAAACTATCAGATGTATGACTATATCGTAAAAGATCTTGTCGATTTAGTGAGAAGTAACTTTGGGATCAACTCATTTTCGATCATGGGACACTCGATGGGTGGTCATGGTGCGCTTGTTATCGGTTTAAGAGAGAGCCATATCTTTAAGAAGATTTCTGCATTTTCTCCAATTGTTAATCCGAGTAATTGCCCTTGGGGACAAAAAGCTCTTGAAGGATACTTGGGAGCAAATAAGGAAGAATGGAAGAAGTACGATGCGACAGAGTTGCTTTCTAGTGGAGTTATTCATAGTGAAAAAATTCTTATCGATCAGGGACTTGAAGATGAGTTTTTAGAAAAAGAATTACTTACAAATAACTTTGTAGAGGTAGCAAAAGCAAAGAGTAGACCAGTTGAAGTAAACTTCCGTGAAGGCTATGACCATAGCTATTTCTTTATTTCTTCTTTTATAGAAGACCATATTAAATTTCATTTACCATAA